A genomic segment from Nitrospira sp. encodes:
- a CDS encoding membrane protein, whose translation MTTTDLQADTNDLALAVDCHRCGCRYRVRHPHRLKHAARSTCPACGARFAIVALASTTRNEAPPTMVAPSSAERCAFHGTGGTLLGMHIVNTCLTIVTLGAYHFWGKAKIRRYLFGQTAFAGDRFVYHGTGKELYQGFLKAMLVFGIPYFALSAAHAFLALPRWVDLSLQMLAGLVLFLYVPIAIVSARRYRCTRTSWRGIRFSFRGRTWDFLKLYAGGWFFTALSLGTYYPYFQTRRQAFFHSHTYFGNRRFRFTGHGSGLMVPFAVTLVLTYAVLSLCGLTIALQLTNAWLTLLLIPCLLGPVWIWLLAQKQKYFWDHTWFGPARFSSAVTWQILLTLYLGNLTLVLVTLGFAWPWVTVRNARFFTDTLSLQGPTNLDLVLQDTTDSSVTGEGLSNLLDTGFDMD comes from the coding sequence ATGACCACGACGGACCTTCAGGCCGATACGAACGACCTCGCCCTCGCGGTAGATTGCCATCGATGTGGATGCCGTTATCGGGTACGTCATCCGCACCGGTTGAAGCACGCAGCCCGCAGCACCTGCCCCGCTTGCGGGGCACGATTCGCGATCGTCGCACTCGCATCCACCACTCGGAACGAAGCCCCTCCCACGATGGTCGCTCCTTCCTCCGCTGAACGTTGTGCTTTCCACGGCACCGGGGGCACCCTCCTTGGCATGCACATCGTCAACACCTGCCTCACCATCGTAACGCTCGGCGCCTATCATTTTTGGGGCAAGGCCAAGATTCGACGGTATCTGTTCGGCCAGACCGCCTTCGCCGGCGACCGTTTCGTCTACCATGGCACCGGAAAGGAGCTCTACCAAGGATTCTTGAAGGCGATGTTGGTTTTCGGCATCCCATACTTTGCACTGAGCGCCGCCCATGCGTTTCTGGCGCTCCCACGGTGGGTTGATCTGTCGCTCCAGATGCTGGCCGGTTTGGTGCTGTTCCTCTATGTCCCCATCGCCATCGTGAGTGCGAGACGTTACCGCTGTACCCGCACTTCCTGGCGCGGCATCCGTTTTTCGTTTCGAGGGCGAACGTGGGACTTCCTCAAGCTCTACGCCGGAGGTTGGTTCTTCACGGCGCTGTCACTCGGCACGTACTATCCCTATTTTCAGACCAGACGGCAGGCGTTTTTCCACTCACACACCTACTTCGGCAACCGGCGCTTCCGGTTCACGGGCCATGGGTCCGGCCTCATGGTTCCGTTTGCCGTCACCCTCGTCCTGACCTATGCTGTCCTGAGCCTCTGCGGCCTGACCATTGCGCTGCAACTGACCAATGCCTGGCTGACCCTGCTCTTGATTCCCTGCCTGCTCGGACCGGTGTGGATCTGGTTGCTCGCTCAAAAGCAGAAATATTTTTGGGACCACACCTGGTTCGGACCGGCCAGGTTCTCATCCGCGGTCACCTGGCAAATACTACTCACACTCTACCTCGGCAACCTCACGCTGGTACTCGTCACGCTCGGATTCGCCTGGCCCTGGGTGACGGTTCGGAACGCCCGCTTCTTCACCGACACCCTGTCGTTACAAGGCCCGACGAATCTCGATCTGGTCCTGCAAGACACCACCGACTCCTCAGTCACCGGCGAAGGCCTGTCGAACCTCCTCGACACCGGCTTCGATATGGATTAG
- a CDS encoding Peptidase M48, Ste24p: MSDGRTAHYLDGRTATRHRVIITVTPTTLQILMSDGTRKQWPYGQIRQTQGAYAGESVRLEFGPEPAEAVVLPTSDLLADIHEAAPAVARHFHNPTRRKLRMRWTLCAALAVILMTVWSYRWGIPGIASAATPYVPVAWEETLGRKVVEHLAPASRQCRDPDRLRKLDRVLQALVATRPTSPYQITLSVVDDPAVNAFAAPGGQVVMLRGLLERTDSPEQLAGVLAHELQHVYQRHTTKAILEQTATTVLLAAVSGDVSGGLAWGLEGARTLGSLHYTRTHETEADIEGLHMMQAARLDPTPMILFYSVLQKDLHDHAGPPDFLSTHPDMGERLAALIASAGPPPPDARTLLPGDDWKDIRTLCRLRPHERSLPASLELP, translated from the coding sequence ATGTCCGACGGCAGGACCGCCCACTACCTCGACGGCCGCACAGCCACGCGCCACCGCGTCATCATCACCGTCACTCCGACGACCTTGCAGATTCTGATGTCCGACGGAACCCGTAAACAGTGGCCGTACGGCCAGATCCGTCAGACCCAAGGCGCTTACGCCGGCGAATCGGTTCGGCTGGAATTCGGACCCGAGCCGGCTGAAGCGGTCGTGCTGCCCACCTCCGACCTGTTGGCCGACATTCACGAAGCGGCGCCGGCCGTTGCACGACATTTCCACAACCCCACACGACGGAAGCTGCGCATGCGTTGGACCCTATGTGCGGCATTGGCGGTCATCCTCATGACCGTTTGGTCGTATCGGTGGGGGATCCCGGGCATCGCCTCCGCAGCCACGCCCTATGTGCCGGTGGCCTGGGAGGAAACCCTCGGCCGAAAGGTTGTCGAACACCTCGCGCCCGCATCACGACAATGCCGCGATCCAGACCGGCTGCGGAAACTCGATCGGGTCCTGCAGGCCCTCGTGGCGACTCGTCCGACTTCGCCCTATCAGATCACGCTCTCGGTCGTCGATGATCCCGCCGTCAACGCCTTTGCCGCACCGGGAGGTCAGGTCGTGATGCTCCGTGGTCTGCTGGAACGGACCGACAGCCCAGAACAATTGGCCGGCGTCTTGGCGCATGAACTCCAGCATGTCTATCAGCGCCATACCACGAAGGCGATTCTGGAGCAGACGGCCACGACCGTTCTCCTGGCTGCCGTCTCCGGTGATGTGTCGGGGGGGCTCGCCTGGGGACTCGAAGGGGCCCGCACGCTGGGCTCGTTGCACTATACCCGCACGCATGAAACGGAAGCCGATATCGAGGGCCTGCACATGATGCAGGCCGCCCGCCTCGATCCCACCCCTATGATTCTGTTCTACAGTGTGTTGCAAAAAGACCTGCACGACCATGCCGGTCCACCCGATTTTCTCTCTACCCATCCGGACATGGGTGAACGCCTGGCCGCACTCATAGCCTCGGCTGGTCCTCCGCCGCCCGACGCCCGCACGCTCCTTCCAGGAGATGATTGGAAAGACATTCGTACTCTCTGCCGCCTCCGACCCCATGAACGCTCCCTGCCGGCCTCCCTCGAGCTCCCTTAA
- a CDS encoding Two-component transcriptional response regulator, OmpR family yields MRVLVVEDETKVGSFIKRALEEESYAVDLCEDGAQGLDMALSGSYDLIMIDLMLPSLPGLEVLTRLRKEKIQTPVLILTAQSKVDQRVKGLDAGADDYLTKPFAIDELLARVRALLRRGPVESPGVLQVDDLVLNPATREVTRGGQRIDLTVKEYALLEYFLRHAGRVLTRPMISDHVWNQDFDTFTNVIDVYVNYLRNKIDRGRVRKLIHTIRGSGYMLKVD; encoded by the coding sequence ATGCGCGTCCTCGTCGTTGAAGATGAAACCAAGGTGGGCTCCTTCATCAAGCGAGCCCTGGAAGAGGAGAGCTACGCCGTCGACCTCTGCGAAGACGGCGCGCAGGGACTCGACATGGCGCTGAGCGGCAGTTACGACCTCATCATGATCGATCTCATGTTGCCCAGTCTCCCGGGGCTGGAAGTACTCACCAGGCTTCGCAAGGAAAAAATTCAAACTCCGGTGCTGATCTTGACGGCGCAATCGAAGGTGGACCAACGGGTGAAGGGACTCGATGCAGGGGCGGACGACTACCTGACCAAACCCTTTGCCATCGACGAATTGCTCGCGCGGGTCCGGGCTCTGCTGCGGCGCGGGCCGGTCGAATCGCCCGGCGTTCTCCAGGTCGACGATCTGGTCCTCAATCCGGCTACGCGTGAAGTCACGCGAGGAGGACAACGTATCGACCTCACGGTGAAGGAGTATGCGCTCCTGGAATACTTTCTGCGCCATGCCGGCCGGGTCCTGACCCGCCCCATGATTTCCGATCATGTGTGGAATCAGGATTTCGATACCTTCACCAACGTCATCGACGTTTATGTGAATTACCTGCGGAACAAGATCGATCGCGGACGGGTTCGGAAATTGATCCATACGATTCGAGGGAGTGGGTACATGCTCAAGGTGGACTGA
- a CDS encoding Two-component system sensor histidine kinase, which translates to MPLRVRLTLWYGTALALILLTFSVVLYTITARSLREQLDESLEETASAAVRSLETRGFLPLIDEDELLRQFPELTRIDKFFQIFSPSGTITIRSPNIRQHDVPLSRHALEVAFTGSTIFESARYPNEPPLRLVSVPIIYRGSLLYIVQVGTTLEGVEETLRRFLLVLLVMAPIALVVSLAGGWFLAGRALRPVDSITLAAQRIAAGDLTQRLTSERSSDEIGRLTDTFNNMIARLETSFAQIRQFSSDASHELRTPLTVMKGESELVLRRPRPVEDYIAVLESNLEEIDRMSRIVEELLFLSRADLGQIKTECEPVRLEALVEDIHRQACLLGQEREVEVVMGTIEPATVRGDELRLRELILNIVDNAVKYSHAQGKVEIDLRVEGATVRLAVRDHGIGIPREAHKQIFDRFFRTDDARAHTKKGTGLGLAICAWIAEAHHGHIEVQSEVGQGSIFTIVLPLAVPAA; encoded by the coding sequence ATGCCGCTGCGAGTCCGGCTCACACTCTGGTACGGAACGGCCTTGGCCCTCATCCTGCTGACGTTTTCCGTGGTGCTCTACACCATCACGGCCCGCAGCCTTCGCGAACAACTCGATGAGTCACTGGAAGAAACCGCATCGGCCGCCGTGCGCTCCCTGGAGACCCGCGGCTTCCTGCCGTTGATCGATGAAGACGAACTCCTGCGACAATTTCCCGAGTTGACCCGCATCGACAAATTTTTCCAGATCTTCAGCCCCTCCGGCACGATCACGATCCGCTCGCCCAATATCCGGCAACATGACGTACCGTTGAGCCGGCACGCATTGGAAGTCGCCTTTACCGGCAGCACCATCTTCGAGTCGGCCCGCTATCCCAACGAACCGCCGCTCCGCCTGGTGTCCGTACCCATCATCTACCGCGGGTCTCTGCTCTACATCGTGCAAGTCGGTACGACTCTGGAAGGGGTGGAGGAAACCCTGCGCCGCTTTCTGCTGGTGCTGTTGGTCATGGCTCCGATCGCGCTGGTTGTCTCGCTGGCCGGAGGCTGGTTCCTGGCAGGACGAGCCCTACGCCCCGTCGATTCCATCACCCTGGCGGCGCAGCGTATTGCCGCGGGCGACCTGACGCAGCGACTGACCTCGGAACGTTCCTCGGATGAAATCGGACGCCTCACCGACACGTTCAACAACATGATCGCGCGGCTGGAAACCTCCTTCGCGCAAATCCGGCAATTCAGCAGCGATGCCTCACATGAACTACGGACCCCGCTGACGGTCATGAAGGGCGAGAGCGAACTGGTGCTTCGTCGGCCCCGTCCCGTGGAAGACTACATCGCCGTGCTGGAAAGCAACTTGGAAGAAATCGACCGGATGTCGCGCATCGTGGAGGAACTCCTGTTCCTATCGCGGGCCGACTTGGGCCAAATCAAAACGGAGTGCGAGCCGGTTCGACTGGAGGCGCTGGTGGAGGATATTCATCGCCAGGCCTGCCTCCTCGGTCAGGAGCGAGAGGTGGAGGTGGTGATGGGCACGATCGAACCGGCAACGGTCCGCGGCGACGAACTCCGCCTGCGGGAACTCATCCTGAACATCGTCGACAATGCGGTGAAATATTCCCATGCGCAGGGCAAGGTGGAAATCGATCTGCGCGTGGAAGGCGCCACGGTTCGCCTGGCTGTGCGCGACCACGGCATCGGCATTCCACGGGAAGCGCACAAACAAATTTTCGACCGCTTCTTCCGGACGGACGACGCGCGCGCCCACACCAAGAAAGGTACCGGTCTCGGTCTCGCCATTTGCGCCTGGATTGCCGAAGCCCACCACGGACACATCGAGGTCCAGAGCGAGGTAGGCCAGGGATCGATCTTCACCATCGTGCTGCCGTTGGCTGTGCCCGCAGCGTAA
- a CDS encoding HtrA protease/chaperone protein: MKRPIQSVGTLAGIAVLGATLVWSYASLTTSHASNPSPTVEDRPIATAGALPTAGFADVAKAVTPAVVNITTSGSEQVSDSAGPRGRGEDFFGSPFGPFGPRRFGPPTEPRERRSGQGSGVIVSPDGYVVTNNHVIDGAKTVTVTLPDKREFKGRIVGSDPKSDLAVVKIDGSQLPTVTWGDSSRLQVGEYVLAVGNPFGLNSTVTLGIVSALGRGHMGITQYEDFIQTDAAINPGNSGGALVNTRGELVGINTAIFSQTGGYQGVGFAVSSGMGRPIYESLVKTGKVVRGYLGIGIQDLNQDLAKSFNVKGNHGAVVTDVKEEGPAEKAGLKQGDVITSFQGTPIEDAVTLQRAVTRSAVGNKATVKVLRDGQEKDLSVTIGELPDHQQVAKAETTPSDQPLAGLAVQELDRETAQELGIKGKLQGVVVTGVEPESEAERAGLMPGDVIREINRKPVTSMKDYDRVASDLKKGQNVLVLINRRGASLYLSAKV, from the coding sequence ATGAAACGACCGATTCAATCTGTCGGCACACTCGCCGGTATCGCAGTCCTGGGGGCAACTTTGGTATGGAGCTATGCCTCCCTCACCACCTCACACGCCTCGAATCCATCACCGACGGTCGAGGACCGTCCGATCGCGACGGCCGGCGCCTTGCCGACGGCAGGGTTTGCGGATGTGGCCAAGGCCGTCACCCCGGCCGTGGTCAACATCACCACGAGCGGCAGCGAACAGGTGTCCGATTCGGCCGGACCCCGCGGACGGGGAGAGGACTTTTTCGGTTCGCCCTTCGGCCCATTCGGGCCGCGCCGATTCGGGCCACCGACAGAGCCCCGTGAACGACGCAGCGGGCAGGGATCGGGCGTGATCGTCTCCCCGGACGGCTATGTCGTCACCAACAACCATGTGATCGACGGGGCGAAAACGGTCACCGTCACGCTTCCGGACAAACGGGAGTTCAAAGGCCGCATCGTCGGCAGTGATCCCAAGAGCGATCTCGCGGTCGTCAAGATCGACGGCAGCCAACTTCCGACCGTCACCTGGGGCGACTCCAGCCGCCTCCAGGTCGGAGAATATGTCCTGGCGGTCGGCAATCCCTTCGGGTTGAACTCGACCGTTACCCTGGGGATCGTCAGCGCCTTGGGCCGTGGGCATATGGGAATTACGCAGTATGAAGATTTCATCCAGACCGATGCCGCCATCAACCCGGGGAACAGCGGCGGGGCCCTCGTCAACACCAGAGGTGAGCTGGTCGGCATCAATACGGCGATCTTTTCTCAAACCGGAGGGTATCAAGGCGTCGGGTTCGCCGTGTCGTCCGGCATGGGTAGACCTATCTATGAGAGCCTGGTCAAGACCGGCAAGGTCGTGCGTGGCTATCTCGGCATCGGCATCCAGGACCTGAACCAGGACTTGGCCAAGTCCTTCAACGTGAAAGGCAACCACGGCGCCGTCGTGACCGATGTGAAGGAAGAGGGACCGGCGGAGAAAGCAGGCCTCAAACAAGGCGACGTCATCACCTCGTTTCAGGGAACTCCAATTGAGGACGCCGTGACGCTCCAACGGGCTGTCACGCGCAGCGCCGTCGGCAACAAGGCCACGGTGAAGGTGCTGCGCGACGGACAGGAGAAGGACCTATCGGTGACCATCGGTGAACTTCCCGACCATCAACAGGTCGCCAAGGCGGAAACCACTCCATCGGATCAGCCGCTGGCTGGACTCGCCGTGCAGGAGCTTGACCGTGAGACGGCGCAGGAACTTGGGATCAAGGGAAAGCTGCAGGGGGTGGTCGTGACCGGCGTGGAACCGGAGAGCGAAGCAGAGCGGGCCGGCTTGATGCCGGGTGACGTCATCCGTGAAATCAATCGTAAGCCGGTCACGTCGATGAAGGACTATGATCGAGTGGCGTCGGACTTGAAAAAGGGGCAGAATGTGTTGGTCTTGATCAACCGGCGGGGTGCATCATTGTATCTCAGCGCCAAGGTGTAA
- a CDS encoding hypothetical protein (Ribosomal protein S12p Asp88 (E. coli) methylthiotransferase): MTAPLIQLDRNKPAKKVPRATTIGFVNLGCSKNQVDSEVMLGTLAAGGFQLTGDARAAEVIIINTCGFIEEAKQESINSIIEHGRLKKSGSCRVLIAAGCLAQRYQGELLKELPELDGVVGTGEFGRIAEICRSLLAPKARQQRLWLGRPPYLYDADTPRIRLGAPHSAYLKIAEGCNRNCAFCAIPIMRGKQRSRPIESIVAEARRLAEEGVKELNLISQDTINYGVDLGIRQGLTTLLRELVTVNDVRWIRPFYLYPQQVTDELLELYAGEERITKYLDMPLQHISDAMLKRMHRLGDRTHLTTLVERIRNKIPGVFFRTAFIVGFPGETDAMFEELKQFMLDMEFDRVAVFLYSDEEGTSAVDLDRKVERAVMEERQNELLALQESISAAKNRDYLGRTLEVLADGISEESGRLLEARHEGLAPEIDGVVYCDHETAKPGEFVSVTVTDVAGYDLIAQPVGRQGTPSSTAPSLLMPKKAGAGYR, from the coding sequence ATGACGGCGCCGTTGATTCAACTTGATCGCAACAAACCGGCTAAGAAAGTCCCGCGCGCGACGACGATCGGCTTCGTGAACCTGGGTTGTTCCAAGAACCAGGTGGATTCCGAGGTGATGCTGGGCACCCTGGCGGCAGGCGGGTTTCAACTCACAGGCGACGCGCGTGCCGCTGAGGTGATCATTATCAACACCTGCGGGTTCATCGAAGAGGCCAAACAGGAATCGATCAACAGCATCATCGAGCACGGGCGTCTGAAAAAATCCGGCTCCTGCCGTGTGTTGATCGCGGCCGGCTGTTTGGCCCAACGGTACCAGGGCGAGTTGTTGAAGGAATTGCCCGAACTGGACGGGGTGGTCGGGACGGGCGAGTTCGGGCGGATCGCGGAGATCTGCCGCAGTCTGTTGGCTCCGAAGGCGCGTCAACAGCGGTTGTGGCTGGGCCGGCCGCCCTATCTGTATGATGCCGACACCCCTCGCATCCGGCTCGGGGCTCCGCATAGTGCCTATCTGAAAATCGCCGAAGGCTGCAACAGGAACTGTGCCTTCTGCGCCATTCCGATCATGCGGGGTAAACAGAGGAGCCGCCCGATCGAATCGATCGTGGCAGAAGCGCGGCGATTGGCCGAGGAAGGGGTGAAGGAACTCAATCTGATTTCCCAGGACACGATCAATTACGGAGTGGACCTTGGGATCAGGCAGGGGCTCACGACGCTGCTGCGCGAGCTGGTCACGGTGAACGATGTGCGCTGGATCAGGCCCTTCTATCTCTATCCGCAACAGGTGACCGACGAGTTGCTGGAACTCTATGCCGGGGAGGAACGCATCACGAAGTACCTCGACATGCCGCTGCAGCACATCAGCGATGCGATGTTGAAGCGGATGCATCGGCTGGGTGACCGCACACACCTGACCACATTGGTCGAGCGTATTCGCAACAAGATTCCCGGCGTGTTTTTCAGGACAGCCTTTATCGTCGGATTTCCCGGCGAGACCGATGCCATGTTCGAGGAACTCAAGCAGTTCATGCTCGATATGGAGTTCGACCGCGTCGCGGTGTTTCTCTATTCCGATGAGGAGGGCACCTCCGCCGTCGATCTCGATCGCAAGGTGGAGCGCGCGGTGATGGAGGAGCGGCAGAATGAGTTGCTGGCCTTGCAGGAGTCGATCTCGGCCGCGAAGAATCGCGATTACCTGGGTCGCACGCTGGAGGTGCTCGCGGATGGAATCTCCGAGGAATCGGGCCGATTGCTGGAAGCGAGGCACGAAGGGTTGGCCCCCGAAATCGACGGCGTAGTCTATTGCGATCATGAGACGGCCAAACCCGGCGAGTTTGTCTCGGTGACGGTCACCGATGTCGCGGGGTACGATCTGATTGCCCAGCCGGTGGGCCGCCAAGGGACTCCGTCTTCAACCGCGCCATCGTTACTCATGCCCAAGAAGGCCGGAGCAGGCTACCGCTAA
- a CDS encoding Protein YrdA, with translation MIRMFQGITPTIPESCFIEETAVVIGDVVMGEEASAWFHAVIRGDVNYIRIGHRTNVQDLCMLHVTHDTHPLIIGDDVTIGHNVVLHGCTIHNRVLVGMGSIIMDGAVIGEDSVVGAGALITEGTIVPPKSLILGSPAKVKRPVTEQELAWIRESAQNYVRYSRQYLSGPDKTRPGFWV, from the coding sequence ATGATCCGCATGTTTCAAGGCATCACACCGACCATCCCTGAGTCCTGCTTCATCGAGGAGACCGCGGTCGTCATCGGGGATGTCGTGATGGGCGAAGAGGCCAGCGCTTGGTTCCATGCGGTCATTCGCGGGGATGTGAACTACATTCGCATCGGTCACCGGACCAACGTGCAGGACCTCTGCATGTTGCATGTCACGCACGATACCCATCCGCTCATCATCGGCGACGACGTGACCATCGGCCACAATGTGGTGCTGCATGGCTGCACCATTCACAATCGCGTGCTGGTCGGAATGGGGTCCATCATCATGGACGGCGCGGTCATCGGCGAAGATTCCGTGGTCGGCGCCGGCGCCTTGATCACGGAAGGCACCATCGTTCCGCCCAAGAGCCTCATCCTGGGCTCACCGGCCAAGGTCAAACGCCCCGTCACGGAACAGGAACTCGCCTGGATCCGCGAATCGGCGCAGAACTACGTGCGGTACTCGCGTCAATACCTGTCCGGTCCCGACAAGACTCGCCCGGGCTTCTGGGTCTGA
- a CDS encoding N-acetylglutamate kinase: protein MNKLIKKADVLIEALPYIRTFKGKTVVIKYGGHAMTDASLKARFAQNVVLLKYVGLNPVIVHGGGPQIDRMLDRLGMEAKFRHGVRVTDAATMEIVEMVLAGRINMEIVDLLNRHGGQAVGLSGKDGGLMLTKPLTAKAWAESIEKDIDAGETDADFGFVGDVKSIDPTLLLKLQEDNYIPVIAPIGTDREGNTYNINADLVAGAIAAALKAEKLVMLTDVKGIRDANGRHLSTVSRKDVQRMVKRGTISEGMLPKVHACLDALAGGVGKAHIIDGRVPHAILLEIFTHKGIGTEIVA, encoded by the coding sequence ATGAACAAACTGATCAAGAAAGCCGACGTGCTCATCGAAGCCTTGCCCTACATCCGCACCTTCAAGGGCAAGACCGTCGTCATCAAATACGGGGGGCATGCGATGACCGATGCCTCGCTCAAGGCGCGGTTCGCGCAGAACGTCGTCCTGTTGAAATACGTCGGGTTGAATCCGGTCATCGTGCACGGCGGCGGACCTCAAATCGACCGGATGTTGGACCGGTTGGGCATGGAGGCGAAGTTTCGCCATGGGGTGCGGGTGACCGATGCCGCCACGATGGAAATCGTGGAGATGGTGCTGGCCGGCCGGATCAATATGGAAATCGTCGATCTCCTGAACCGGCACGGCGGGCAGGCGGTCGGGCTCAGCGGCAAGGACGGCGGGCTGATGTTGACCAAGCCCTTGACGGCGAAGGCCTGGGCGGAGAGCATCGAAAAGGATATCGATGCCGGCGAGACCGATGCCGATTTCGGGTTCGTCGGTGACGTCAAGTCGATCGATCCCACTCTCCTCTTGAAGCTCCAGGAAGACAACTACATTCCGGTCATCGCACCGATCGGGACCGATCGAGAGGGCAATACGTACAATATCAACGCCGACCTCGTGGCCGGCGCCATCGCCGCGGCGCTGAAGGCGGAAAAACTCGTGATGTTGACCGACGTGAAGGGCATCCGCGACGCCAATGGGCGACACCTCTCGACGGTCTCGCGCAAAGACGTGCAGCGTATGGTCAAGCGAGGCACCATCAGCGAGGGAATGCTGCCGAAGGTCCATGCCTGTCTGGATGCGCTGGCCGGCGGAGTGGGCAAGGCGCACATCATCGATGGCCGGGTACCCCACGCCATTCTGTTGGAAATCTTTACCCACAAGGGCATCGGGACTGAGATCGTTGCGTAA
- a CDS encoding ATP-dependent hsl protease ATP-binding subunit HslU has product MTTDLPPRPLNVNSLTPRQIVEALDRYVIGQQDAKRMVAIALRNRWRRQQLAPELRDEVMPKNIIMIGPTGVGKTEIARRLAKLAEAPFIKVEASKFTEVGYVGRDVESIIRDLTELAINLVKTKHLEDVQEKASRLGEERLLDLLLPGAPPRPAPTGFDYATQRSDAPEAAESPDATRSKLRLQLRDGKLDQRSVEVEVKERALPLGMISNAGGMEELEGNLRDMLGGMFQGKKKKRLMKVPDALKHLTQEEAQKLIDMDEVVREAITKVEQTGIVFLDEIDKIAGRERTMGPDVSREGVQRDLLPIVEGSTVSTKHGAVQTDHILFIAAGAFHVAKPSDLIPELQGRFPIRVELAPLTKEDFVRILTEPRGSLVRQYHALMATEGLTVEFTEEGLAEIAATAVQVNERTENIGARRLFTIMERLLEQVSFDGPEMREKTVVVDAAYVRERLQNIVKDQDLSRYIL; this is encoded by the coding sequence ATGACGACCGACCTCCCGCCCCGTCCGCTCAATGTGAACAGTTTGACGCCTCGGCAGATCGTCGAAGCACTGGATCGCTATGTGATCGGCCAGCAGGATGCCAAGCGCATGGTGGCGATTGCGCTCCGTAATCGCTGGCGCCGCCAGCAGCTCGCTCCCGAGTTGCGCGATGAGGTGATGCCGAAGAACATCATCATGATCGGGCCGACCGGTGTGGGGAAGACGGAAATCGCCAGGCGGCTGGCGAAGCTCGCCGAAGCGCCGTTCATCAAGGTCGAGGCCTCGAAATTCACCGAGGTCGGCTATGTCGGGCGGGATGTGGAATCGATCATTCGCGACCTGACCGAGCTGGCGATCAATCTGGTGAAGACGAAACATCTGGAGGATGTCCAAGAGAAGGCCTCGCGGCTCGGGGAGGAACGGCTCCTGGATCTTCTGCTGCCCGGCGCGCCCCCGCGTCCCGCTCCGACCGGATTCGATTACGCGACGCAGCGCTCCGACGCTCCCGAGGCGGCGGAATCGCCCGATGCCACCAGATCCAAACTCCGGCTGCAATTGCGGGACGGCAAGCTGGATCAACGGTCCGTGGAAGTGGAGGTCAAGGAGCGGGCCTTGCCGTTGGGGATGATTTCCAACGCGGGCGGCATGGAGGAACTGGAAGGGAATTTGCGCGACATGCTGGGCGGCATGTTTCAAGGGAAGAAAAAGAAGCGGTTGATGAAGGTGCCGGACGCGCTGAAACACCTCACCCAGGAAGAGGCACAGAAACTCATCGACATGGACGAGGTGGTCCGGGAAGCCATCACGAAGGTCGAGCAGACCGGCATCGTGTTTCTGGACGAGATCGACAAGATCGCCGGTCGTGAGCGCACGATGGGGCCGGATGTGTCGCGCGAAGGGGTGCAACGAGACCTGCTGCCGATCGTGGAAGGCTCCACCGTCAGCACCAAACATGGCGCCGTCCAGACGGACCATATTCTCTTCATCGCCGCCGGCGCGTTTCATGTCGCCAAACCGTCGGATCTGATTCCCGAGCTCCAAGGGCGCTTTCCCATCCGTGTCGAACTGGCGCCCCTCACCAAAGAAGATTTCGTACGCATCCTGACCGAGCCGCGCGGGTCGCTGGTCCGCCAATACCACGCGCTGATGGCGACGGAGGGCCTCACAGTCGAGTTCACGGAGGAGGGGTTGGCGGAGATTGCGGCGACCGCGGTGCAGGTCAACGAGCGCACGGAAAATATCGGAGCCCGGCGTCTTTTTACGATCATGGAGCGGTTGCTTGAACAGGTGTCCTTCGACGGACCGGAGATGCGCGAGAAGACCGTCGTCGTGGACGCGGCCTATGTGCGGGAACGTTTGCAGAACATCGTGAAGGATCAAGACCTGAGCCGGTATATTTTGTGA
- a CDS encoding ATP-dependent protease subunit HslV, translated as MNIRSTTVLCVRRGSQVTMGCDGQVTVGTTVMKHNAKKMRRMHGDAVLAGFAGATADAFTLFEKFEAKLAEYRGNLTRAAVELAKDWRTDRVLRRLEALLAVADLDHSFIISGTGDVVEPEDGILAIGSGGPYALAAARALLGHSELAAEHVVRESLTIAGGIDIYTNQQIVIESLSR; from the coding sequence ATGAACATTCGATCCACGACGGTACTCTGTGTGAGGCGAGGCAGCCAGGTGACGATGGGCTGCGACGGGCAGGTCACGGTCGGCACCACGGTGATGAAGCATAACGCCAAGAAAATGCGGCGCATGCATGGAGATGCCGTGCTGGCAGGCTTTGCCGGGGCGACGGCCGACGCCTTCACCCTGTTTGAAAAGTTCGAGGCCAAGTTGGCGGAGTATCGCGGCAACCTGACCAGGGCCGCCGTGGAACTGGCGAAGGACTGGCGGACCGATCGTGTGTTGAGGCGGTTGGAGGCATTGCTGGCCGTCGCCGATCTCGACCACTCCTTCATCATTTCCGGAACGGGAGATGTGGTCGAACCGGAAGACGGCATCTTGGCGATCGGATCCGGAGGTCCCTATGCATTGGCCGCCGCGCGGGCCTTGCTGGGACATTCCGAACTGGCCGCTGAGCACGTGGTCAGAGAATCGTTGACGATCGCCGGCGGGATCGACATTTATACCAACCAACAGATTGTCATCGAATCGCTCTCACGTTAG